Below is a genomic region from Telmatobacter sp. DSM 110680.
TTTCCTGGCTTGTCCGTATCTACGCCGGCAACATCACTGAACTTGTTGCCTACTGCAGCTGCGGAGCGAAGGCACTTTACCCGCAACGCCTTGTCGATGGCAAACCCGCACCGTATGACAGCCCAATCATTATGGCCGGCGACTTCTACGAGCCCCGCTGCGACGAACACTTCGTACTCCCAGGCAGGCCCCACTGAGGGGCAACGCGCGCTGCGCAGGCCCATCAGCGGGGCAAGTCCTTTCGTTACGATCCCGTTGGAGGAGTGTCGGTGGGATTATGCCAACCGCCGTCCGATTCGATCAGAGCATCAGCCTGCTTCGGCCCCCATGTGCCTCGCTTGTACGGGCGAACGCGCGGATGATGCTTGAGCACCTTATCCACGACCTCCCATGCGGCTTCCACGGCGTCCTCTCGCGTAAACAGGCCGCCATCGCCCTTCATCGCATCGCCCAGTAAACGCTCGTAAGGTGTTTCTTCTCCCGGCTGTTGTTCCAGCAAATAAAGCTCTCTTTGTTTGCCTATGAATTCTTCTCCTGCAAGCTTCACGCGTGCAGCAATTGCAATTGCTGCGTCAGGTGAAAGTCGAAAGCGAAGATAATTCCCCTTACCCAAAGCTGTCGCTGCGTCGGCGAATAGTTTCTGTGGCGGGGGCTTCAACTCCACAATGATTTCTGTAGCTGTGTCAGGCAGATACTTGCCCGAACGCAGATACCAAGGCACGCCATCCCAACGCCATGAATCGACAAAGAGTCGAAGCGCGCAATATGTTTCGGCATCCGAGTTCTTCGCTACATCATCCTCTTGTCGATAACCGATGTATTGACCGCGCACTATATCCGCCGGTTTCAGCTGTCGCATCGCCTTGAAAACTGTTGCCTTTTCGGTTTGGACCGCGCTATAGTGCCGGCCAGCGGGCGGCTCCATGGCAAGCAGAGCCACAATCTGAAAAAGATGATTCTGTATGACATCTCGCAGACATCCGGCGGATTCGTAAAATGCGCCGCGCTTGCCCACACCAAAATTTTCCGACAGAGTAATCTGCACGCTCGAGACGTAGTTGCGATTCCATATCGGCTCGAGAAATGAATTGGCAAAGCGGAAATAGAGAATATTCATGATCGCCTCCTTGCCCAGGAAGTGATCGATACGAAAGATTGAGTCTTCAGGAAAAACCGATCGCGCCACGCGGTTCAGCGCACGAGCCGATGCAAGGTCACGGCCGAATGGCTTCTCTACGATGACCCGGGCATTTTCCGTTAATCCGGCAGCCCCCAGGTTCTTGATCACCGTCCCAAAGAGCGAAGGCGGGATGGCGAGGTAATGCGCAGGGCGCTTCGCTTTTCCAAGGGCCAGCTTGATTCTCGCGAAGGTCTCGCTATCGTTGTAATCCCCACTTACATATTTGAGCAGTGACAGAAGACGCTGAAAGGCCTGCTTATTATCGATCCCTCCCGATTGCTTAATGCTGTGCGTTACGCGTTTCTGCAGCCGCTCCAGCGACCACTTTGGAAATGCCACACCGATTACGGGAACGTTGAGGTTTCCGCGTTTTACCATCGCATAGAGCGCAGGAAAAATCATTTTGTGGGCCAGATCGCCCGTCACGCCATAGACCACAAGAGCATCGGATTGCGAGGTGCGCATTCAGCGCCTTCCTTCTGGGTGGCCAAATCTTTTCAGGGGCCGCGGAATTTAGATCCAATCCCGATAATACTTTGTTGGCAACAGCGGCTGGGCTTGCTGGTTCCTCTGGAACTGG
It encodes:
- the zwf gene encoding glucose-6-phosphate dehydrogenase, whose amino-acid sequence is MRTSQSDALVVYGVTGDLAHKMIFPALYAMVKRGNLNVPVIGVAFPKWSLERLQKRVTHSIKQSGGIDNKQAFQRLLSLLKYVSGDYNDSETFARIKLALGKAKRPAHYLAIPPSLFGTVIKNLGAAGLTENARVIVEKPFGRDLASARALNRVARSVFPEDSIFRIDHFLGKEAIMNILYFRFANSFLEPIWNRNYVSSVQITLSENFGVGKRGAFYESAGCLRDVIQNHLFQIVALLAMEPPAGRHYSAVQTEKATVFKAMRQLKPADIVRGQYIGYRQEDDVAKNSDAETYCALRLFVDSWRWDGVPWYLRSGKYLPDTATEIIVELKPPPQKLFADAATALGKGNYLRFRLSPDAAIAIAARVKLAGEEFIGKQRELYLLEQQPGEETPYERLLGDAMKGDGGLFTREDAVEAAWEVVDKVLKHHPRVRPYKRGTWGPKQADALIESDGGWHNPTDTPPTGS